Proteins encoded within one genomic window of Hermetia illucens chromosome 2, iHerIll2.2.curated.20191125, whole genome shotgun sequence:
- the LOC119649055 gene encoding sodium-dependent phosphate transporter 1-A encodes MIEAYSVEILWIVILGFTIAFILAFGIGANDVANSFGTSVGSGVLSIRAACILATFCEISGAVLIGYKVSDTMRKGILEVSLYEGHEVELMLGCLAALASSACWLLVATFFKLPISGTHSIVGSTIGFSLVARGTQGVQWKTLGTIVGSWFISPVLSGFMSTFLFYIIKKLILQSENPLKSGLIAMPIFYGATIFVNIFSVVLDGPKLLHMDNIPLGIALGASALIGLLTVILVKLIVVPAYKKKIMEQIKAEKPVRFVIDDSTESTPNISPKRSRRPVSLICDGQQLPAITETTELTSLTTTSPKTGGYCELNLMKAIDLSDPSKNVNTAKTNGKYEMDANIIRKAESLLGKASLDNIDLTITSLNYIDDQQQNNVYLNGKDLKGVFEAHDDTKGRDTADCNDAQEVARSTNLSPKGEKPVIQTDKPDFILSTAVNKVTNNNAVEKKNLKNIESETSLELMVSSTISANSSKVPLIGGQENKITTRAVNKNAEETEEVSKLFSFLQILTATFGSFAHGGNDVSNAIGPLIALYMVYKEGSVLQKSETPLPILVYGGVGISVGLWLWGRRVIETIGNDLTKITPSTGFTIEVGAAMTVLLASKIGLPISTTHCKVGSVVFVGYFSSSKDKRRSKKPDEEEPSEIMGNDGAVERKPVDWQLFRNIIYAWVVTVPIAALLSAAIMFILCQLVL; translated from the exons ATGATTGAGGCATACTCAGTAGAAATTCTATGGATCGTTATCCTTGGTTTCACTATCGCGTTTATCCTGGCATTCGGGATCGGAGCCAACGATGTGGCGAATTCATTTGGAACCAGCGTTGGTTCCGGAGTACTGTCCATAAGGGCTGCATGTATTTTGGCAACATTTTGTGAAATCTCTGGTGCAGTTCTTATAG GATACAAAGTGTCGGATACAATGAGAAAAGGCATTCTTGAAGTGAGCCTATATGAGGGCCATGAGGTAGAGTTGATGCTcggctgcttggcagctttggCAAGCAGCGCGTGCTGGTTATTAGTTGCGACATTTTTCAAGCTACCTATCTCTGGAACGCATAGTATTGTTGGCTCTACCATCGGATTCAGCCTTGTAGCACGCGGTACCCAAGGAGTACAATGGAAAACTCTAGGCACAATTGTCGGATCATGGTTCATTTCGCCCGTCCTTAGTGGCTTCATGAGCACATTTctcttttatataataaaaaagCTCATTTTACAATCGGAAAACCCGCTTAAATCCGGCTTGATAGCTATGCCCATCTTTTATGGAGCCACGATTTTCGTGAATATATTTAGCGTTGTTCTGGATGGACCGAAAC TTCTTCACATGGATAATATACCTTTGGGTATAGCCTTGGGAGCGAGCGCTTTGATAGGATTGCTGACAGTCATTTTAGTGAAACTCATAGTTGTCCCAGCCTACaagaaaaagatcatggagcaaATCAAAGCCGAGAAACCAGTTCGATTTGTGATTGATGACTCTACAG aaTCAACCCCGAACATCAGTCCCAAACGCAGCCGCCGACCTGTTTCATTAATATGTGATGGACAACAGTTACCAGCAATCACCGAAACAACAGAGCTTACATCACTCACAACTACTTCACCAAAAACTGGAGGCTACTGTGAGCTGAACCTTATGAAGGCCATTGATTTGAGTGATCCTAGCAAAAATGTTAACACTGCAAAGACCAACGGCAAGTATGAAATGGACGCGAATATAATCCGAAAAGCTGAGAGTCTGCTTGGAAAAGCAAGTCTGGATAACATTGACCTGACCATAACCAGTTTAAATTACATCGATGACCAGCAACAGAATAACGTCTATCTGAATGGCAAGGATCTGAAAGGAGTTTTCGAAGCGCATGATGACACCAAAGGTCGTGATACTGCTGATTGCAA TGATGCCCAAGAAGTCGCTAGAAGCACAAATCTTAGTCCAAAGGGTGAAAAGCCTGTGATACAAACCGACAAACCCGATTTCATCCTCTCCACCGCCGTGAATAAGGTCACTAACAACAACGCTGTCGAAAAGAAGAACCTGAAGAATATTGAGAGCGAGACGAGCCTTGAGTTGATGGTGTCCTCGACAATATCAGCGAATTCGAGCAAGGTCCCGCTGATCGGAGGCCAAGAGAACAAGATTACAACAAGAGCAGTTAATAAAAATGCGGAGGAAACCGAGGAAGTGTCCAAGCTATTTTCATTTCTACAAATATTGACTGCAACATTTGGAAGCTTCGCACACGGCGGAAATGATGTCAG TAATGCTATAGGACCATTAATCGCTCTCTACATGGTCTATAAAGAGGGCTCAGTGCTGCAGAAATCGGAAACTCCACTCCCCATATTGGTATATGGTGGTGTTGGGATTTCCGTTGGACTTTGGCTGTGGGGACGACGTGTGATAGAAACCATTGGCAATGATCTAACCAAGATTACACCATCGAC AGGTTTCACCATAGAAGTTGGTGCTGCTATGACAGTATTACTAGCCAGTAAAATCGGTTTGCCTATCTCCACCACTCACTGCAAAGTAGGTTCGGTTGTTTTCGTTGGTTACTTCAGTTCTAGCAAGGATAAAAGACGCTCCAAGAAACCAGATGAGGAGGAGCCGAGTGAGATTATGGGAAACGATGGGGCTGTTGAGAGGAAGCCTGTAGATTGGCAGCTGTTCCGAAATATTATTTACGCTTGGGTGGTAACTGTTCCAATTGCAGCCCTGCTTAGTGCTGCTATAATGTTTATTTTATGTCAATTGGTGCTCTAA